In Streptomyces sp. NBC_00569, a single genomic region encodes these proteins:
- a CDS encoding MBL fold metallo-hydrolase, which translates to MGGTARPVDFVTEGPVPLALDVSWIHGSESAKHNTDPDIQAHLYDEHTVVLRQNMAVHYEAPFLFLLFGNARAVLIDTGATASAEYFPLRRVVDGLIGDWLAEHPRDAYELLVLHTHAHGDHVAADAQFADRPHTRVVGADRDSAWEFFGFADDQGRVARVDLGGRVLECLATPGHHAAAVTYYDPHTGFLLTGDTVYPGRLYVEDWAAFTESIDRMVEFAATRTVTHVLGCHIEMSGEPGVDHPVLTTCQPDEPPLEMTVEQLRDIRRAIDEIGDRTGRHVFPDFIICRSGE; encoded by the coding sequence ATGGGTGGGACCGCGCGGCCGGTCGACTTCGTGACCGAGGGGCCCGTGCCGCTGGCGCTGGACGTGAGCTGGATCCATGGATCGGAGTCGGCGAAGCACAACACCGACCCGGACATCCAGGCGCACCTCTATGACGAGCACACGGTCGTCCTGCGCCAGAACATGGCCGTGCATTACGAGGCACCCTTCCTGTTTCTGCTGTTCGGCAACGCGCGTGCCGTACTCATCGACACGGGAGCCACCGCGTCCGCCGAGTACTTCCCCCTGCGCCGGGTCGTCGACGGGCTCATCGGGGACTGGCTGGCGGAGCACCCCCGGGACGCCTATGAACTCCTCGTCCTGCACACGCATGCCCACGGGGACCACGTGGCGGCGGATGCCCAGTTCGCCGACCGGCCGCACACGCGCGTGGTCGGGGCGGACCGTGACAGCGCCTGGGAGTTCTTCGGATTCGCGGACGATCAAGGGCGAGTGGCCCGGGTCGACCTGGGCGGCCGCGTCCTGGAGTGCCTGGCCACCCCGGGCCACCATGCGGCGGCCGTCACCTACTACGACCCGCACACTGGGTTCCTGCTCACCGGGGACACGGTCTATCCCGGGCGGCTGTACGTCGAGGACTGGGCGGCGTTCACCGAGTCCATCGACCGCATGGTCGAGTTCGCGGCCACCCGGACGGTCACCCACGTCCTGGGCTGCCACATCGAGATGAGCGGCGAGCCGGGGGTCGATCACCCCGTCCTGACGACCTGTCAGCCGGACGAGCCACCCCTGGAGATGACGGTGGAGCAACTGCGGGACATCCGCCGTGCGATCGATGAGATCGGCGACCGGACCGGCCGCCACGTCTTCCCCGACTTCATCATCTGCCGCTCCGGCGAGTGA
- a CDS encoding cytochrome P450, with the protein MSTAQVPDILSPEFAENPYPAYAAMREHSPLIWHEATQSYVISRYADVERVFKDKESQFTTDNYNWQIEPVHGKTILQLSGREHAVRRALVAPAFRGSDLQEKFLPVIERNSRELIDTFRATGSVDLVGAYATRFPVNVIADMLGLDKADHARFHGWYTTVIAFLGNLSGDKDVTAAGERTRVEFAEYMIPIIRQRRDNLGDDLLSSLCAAEVDGVRMSDEDIKAFCSLLLAAGGETTDKAIASIFANLLTHPEQLDAVRKDRTLIARAFAETLRYTPPVHMIMRQSATDVEVSGGTIPAGATVTCLIGAANRDADRYTDPDRFDIFREDLTATNAFSAAADHLSFALGRHFCVGALLAKAEVEIGVGQLLDAMPDVRLADGFDPVEQGVFTRGPQSLPVQFTPVTA; encoded by the coding sequence ATGTCCACCGCACAGGTCCCCGACATACTGTCGCCGGAGTTCGCCGAGAATCCGTACCCGGCCTACGCGGCCATGCGTGAGCACTCTCCGCTCATCTGGCACGAGGCCACACAGAGTTACGTCATCTCGCGGTACGCCGATGTCGAGCGCGTCTTCAAGGACAAGGAGTCGCAGTTCACGACGGACAACTACAACTGGCAGATCGAGCCGGTGCACGGCAAGACGATCCTCCAGCTCAGCGGGCGTGAGCACGCAGTCCGCCGCGCCCTCGTCGCACCGGCGTTCCGCGGAAGCGACCTCCAGGAGAAGTTCCTGCCGGTCATCGAGCGCAACTCCCGCGAACTGATCGACACGTTCCGCGCCACCGGCTCCGTCGACCTCGTGGGCGCGTACGCCACCCGCTTCCCCGTCAACGTGATCGCCGACATGCTGGGCCTGGACAAGGCGGACCACGCGCGCTTCCACGGCTGGTACACCACCGTCATCGCGTTCCTCGGCAACCTGTCCGGGGACAAGGACGTCACGGCGGCCGGTGAGCGCACCCGCGTCGAGTTCGCCGAGTACATGATCCCGATCATCCGGCAGCGCCGGGACAACCTCGGCGACGACCTGCTCTCCTCGCTCTGCGCCGCCGAGGTCGACGGCGTCCGCATGAGCGACGAGGACATCAAGGCGTTCTGCAGCCTGCTCCTCGCGGCCGGCGGCGAGACCACCGACAAGGCCATCGCCAGCATCTTCGCCAACCTGCTCACCCACCCCGAGCAGCTCGACGCCGTCCGCAAGGACCGCACGCTGATCGCCCGCGCTTTCGCCGAGACGCTGCGCTACACCCCGCCCGTACACATGATCATGCGCCAGTCGGCGACGGACGTGGAGGTGAGCGGCGGCACGATCCCCGCGGGAGCGACCGTCACCTGTCTGATCGGCGCCGCCAACCGCGACGCGGACCGCTACACGGATCCCGACCGCTTCGACATCTTCCGCGAGGACCTCACCGCCACGAACGCGTTCTCGGCGGCGGCCGACCATCTGTCCTTCGCGCTCGGCCGGCACTTCTGCGTCGGGGCGCTGCTCGCCAAGGCCGAGGTCGAGATCGGCGTGGGCCAGCTCCTCGACGCGATGCCGGACGTGCGGCTCGCCGATGGCTTCGACCCGGTGGAACAAGGGGTGTTCACCCGCGGCCCGCAGTCCCTGCCGGTGCAGTTCACCCCGGTCACGGCGTGA
- a CDS encoding LCP family protein encodes MPHNSGDEGHAPSADALDHPGYGSANLHRSRGRSRRKRLRVITYSALGAVLVGGGGAAYAWSHLNGNLKGTDINAVLGENRPDAGHDGAMNILLLGSDSRAGTHGKYGRGVTGARSDTAMVLHVDKSHKMASVVSIPRDTMVDRPQCAKPSGGTAPGEHQSMFNAAYQVGGPACTVKTVEKMSGVRMDHYLEVDFKGFQKFVDELGGVDITTHRAIKDTSSHLSLSAGKHTLKGEQALALVRTRHAVGDGSDLGRIQLQQTFIKALIHRAESIGVLSNPARTYELADTATKTVSADSGLASADKLLGLAKDLKGISPDHMNMVTLPVTYDPQDAGRVLPLTKASHQVWQALRDDRPIPRSATDNSVAARTDSPVSTDT; translated from the coding sequence ATGCCGCACAACAGCGGAGACGAAGGGCACGCGCCCTCAGCCGACGCCCTTGACCACCCCGGATACGGGTCCGCGAACCTGCACCGCTCACGTGGCAGGTCCCGCAGGAAACGGCTGCGCGTCATCACGTACAGCGCACTCGGCGCCGTCCTTGTCGGCGGCGGTGGTGCGGCCTACGCGTGGTCACACCTGAACGGGAACCTCAAGGGCACGGACATCAACGCCGTACTGGGCGAGAACCGCCCTGACGCGGGCCACGACGGGGCGATGAACATCCTCCTCCTCGGCTCCGACTCGCGCGCCGGTACACACGGCAAGTACGGCAGGGGCGTCACCGGCGCCCGCTCGGACACGGCGATGGTGCTGCACGTCGACAAGAGCCACAAAATGGCCTCCGTCGTCAGCATCCCCCGCGACACGATGGTCGACCGGCCGCAGTGCGCGAAGCCGTCGGGCGGCACGGCACCGGGCGAGCATCAGTCGATGTTCAACGCGGCGTACCAGGTGGGCGGCCCCGCCTGCACCGTGAAGACGGTGGAGAAGATGTCGGGCGTCCGCATGGACCACTATCTCGAGGTCGACTTCAAGGGCTTCCAGAAGTTCGTCGACGAGCTCGGTGGTGTCGACATCACCACCCACCGGGCCATCAAGGACACCAGCAGCCATCTGTCCCTGAGCGCAGGCAAGCACACCCTCAAGGGTGAACAGGCACTGGCACTCGTGCGGACCAGGCACGCCGTCGGCGACGGCAGCGACCTGGGCCGGATCCAGCTCCAGCAGACCTTCATCAAGGCACTGATCCACCGCGCCGAGTCGATCGGCGTGCTCAGCAACCCCGCCAGGACGTACGAACTCGCCGACACCGCGACCAAGACCGTGAGCGCCGACTCCGGTCTCGCCTCCGCGGACAAGCTGCTCGGCCTGGCGAAGGACCTGAAGGGCATCAGCCCCGACCACATGAACATGGTCACGCTGCCCGTCACTTACGACCCCCAGGACGCCGGCCGCGTCCTGCCGCTCACCAAGGCGTCCCACCAGGTCTGGCAGGCCCTGCGCGACGACCGGCCGATCCCGAGGTCCGCGACCGACAACTCGGTCGCCGCGCGGACCGACTCACCGGTGTCCACGGACACCTAG
- a CDS encoding transglycosylase SLT domain-containing protein: MAFSTQITAAARPTRFKRATVTVLAAAGLAGAALTFAPSPAQAAEPAAAPKAAPSVSTKKATDGNNVDAWINEALKVMKAKGIPGSYEGLHRNIMRESSGNPNAVNGYDVNAVKGTPSKGLLQVIQPTFNAYHVAGTANSLTDPVANITAAANYAADRYGSIDNVNSAY, from the coding sequence ATGGCCTTCTCCACTCAGATCACCGCTGCCGCCCGCCCCACCCGCTTCAAGCGCGCCACCGTCACGGTCCTGGCCGCCGCCGGTCTCGCGGGCGCTGCACTGACCTTCGCCCCGTCCCCCGCGCAGGCCGCCGAGCCCGCCGCGGCGCCGAAGGCCGCTCCCTCGGTGTCGACGAAGAAGGCCACCGACGGGAACAACGTCGACGCCTGGATCAACGAGGCCCTCAAGGTCATGAAGGCCAAGGGCATCCCCGGCTCCTACGAGGGTCTGCACCGCAACATCATGCGTGAGTCGTCCGGCAACCCGAATGCCGTGAACGGCTACGACGTCAACGCGGTCAAGGGCACCCCGTCCAAGGGCCTGCTGCAGGTGATCCAGCCGACCTTCAACGCGTACCACGTCGCCGGCACCGCCAACAGCCTGACGGACCCGGTCGCCAACATCACCGCGGCCGCCAACTACGCCGCCGACCGCTACGGCTCCATCGACAACGTCAACTCCGCGTACTGA